Part of the Vibrio penaeicida genome is shown below.
TTTTTGTAATACCAGAGGATCATACTCACTCATCATAGGCATATTGAGCACGAGAATGTCCGACTTGCCAATTCCTCCGAAGGCATGTTGCGAAGAAGCTGTTACAACACAACCTTGACCAGGTCCGATAAAATTCCCGACCCCAGCAACGTCAAATTCTGCCTGCCCATTTAGCCCTATTACGATCTGAGTATATTCATGATCATGGTTGTTCATTTCACTGGGAAGCGTCATGACTTGAGCGGGCTTAGGCCCATTAAGACCGTTATTATTTTTCATGGCAGCACCGGAAATTCATAGGCTTATGTGCACTATGACGACTAAAAATATGAAGCAAGATCACAAAGGTTGAAATAGTATCATTGAGCAGTGTACCTGCGGGCTTCAACTTGAGTCAAAAAAGGTTACATTTCACGGAACAATGATCAAGTGCACATAAATTACGGTCAATGCTTACTCAATCCACTTTAATCGCATTTTTTTATATCAAAACTAAGAAAATTGTGAAATTCTCAAAGACAGAGTAGACTTTTGAGAGTTCAATAAGTTGGGCGACTTGATTCTTTGCTCATTAGCTCAAAAAACTAAGAGACTGAATGTGCTTAATTTCATACTAAATTTAAGTTCAAATCAGTCAAAATTATGACCTTATCAGAGCAGTAAGGTTACTTACGAAATGAATATCATGCAGGGACTTATGATCAAACATCGAATCCCAGCGCTTTTGCTTGCGCTTACCCCAGTTTGGCTACCTTCCTCTTTACAGGCTGAAGAGATACAAAGCGTTGATTTAGTGGCAGCTATCGATGAAAAAATCACTCAAAATCAAGAGAAAATTGATTCTGTCGATGATGAACACTTCGAAGAAGCCAAAACGCACTCTCAACTCAAGCAACAATCAGAGCAACTGCAACGCGAGTATGCTGAATTAGTTGCTAAACGGAACCGAGCAAAAAGTGCTCTGGATAAGCAATTTACCCGTTTGGTTGAAGAGCCTGATATAGACCTCTCCAGCTTCCAAAAGCAATACCAAGAGTCTTGGGTTGCAGTTAAAGGAAACCAAAAAGAACAACTCAATCAACAGCACCTTGTCAGCGAAAGCGAAATGCGCCTGTCTCAGCTTAAGCAGCAGCAGGCTCACTTGAACGCAGCGCAGCAAAATCTGCAAGAATCCCGTGTTGAAGCACGAGTAAAGAGGCTAGCCGCTGAACTACGTGAGAGTGCTGTTCTTGAAACCAGTTACAAGACAACGTGTTCAGCAAGCATGACCCTGCGTGACTGTGCGAACCGTGGTAAGCACTTAACCAAACAAAAAGCCGTCAATACATTTAAGTCACGATTGATAGGTCAGTTAACTGAAGCTAACGTGGCAAAGCAACACTTGCAAGGTGTGCAACTTAATATCCACGTTCAAGATAGCCAAATCATTAAAAGTGGTTTTTCTGGCGACAACAGTTACGCGACCAAAATGCAAGCGCAGCTTCAAGCCAAACCTGAATCGCTGGCTGCATGTAAACTTCTAGGGGTTGCAAACCGCTACTGTTACTCTGAATCGAATGTCGTGACTACATCCAAAGTCGATAAAGCATGGGCTAACATTACGGTACGCTCTGATCAGTACGAAGATGACGTTACCGTCAACGGAGTAAGATATGGCAGCACTCCTGTTGAGTTAGTACTTCCAGCGGGTCGCCACCAGATTACTGTTTCTAAAGAAGGTTTTGAAACATACAGCCGCCAGATAACCATTAACGGTAATGATACTATTTGGGTTAAACTGAGACCTGAAAAGCATGGGTAGAGCCCAATTTCGGCATGATACATTGCCCATTTACACGTAATTTCTTATCGCCATTTTGTTTATATCAATCCTCATTGATAGTGACAAAATGGCGCTTTAGTTAAGCAAACAACACGAATTAGAACTGAACATGAGACAAGGATTACCAGCGCTTTTGTTGGCTCTTTCACCGAGCCTGATATCAGTAGCAGCATATGCTGAGGCTTTGGATATCACGAATGTTTCAAAAGCTATGAGTTCGAAGGAGGCTGAAATACAGTCCGTCGGTACTCAGGAAACGGACATTCAGGCAGCCATTCGAAAGCTCAAAGCTGAGTTACTACAGGTGGAACAAGATGAAGACCGCCTTGAAAACAAAAGGCTGAAAGCCAAACAAGCTCTGGAAAGACAGTACGCTCGAATGCTGGATGATCCTGAGCTAGACCTTGCCTCGAGCCAAAAAGCTTATCAGGATGCATGGGCAAAACTGAAGCAAAACCAACAGCAGCAGCTTGATGTGGAACACCAAATTCAAGAGCAGCAAATTTCCTTATCTAGTTCAAAAGCCAAAAGTGCACAACTCAACGCTGAACTCCGAGAATTAGAAGAGAGCCACTTTCGTTTGCGTGCAGATCAACTGCAAAACGAGTTAACGGTTCAAACCTCCCAAACGGTCTCTTACCTTCATAACTGTGCTCAGGATGCGACTCTGGCGCAATGTAAGGAACAAACCACAGGGTTAGCGCTTCAAAAAGCCGTTAATCAATTCCAGTCGGCATTAATTAACAACACAACGGAAAGTGAGATAGTTAAACAACACCTTCAACAAACCGCGTTAAACATTCATGTTGTAAGCCATCAGCCAGTAAAAACAGGGTTTGTTAACGGTGGTCAATACCAAGCAAAAATTGACGTTGCCATCGAATCACGCCCTTCGTTAAACGCCGCATGTCGCTTACTTAATATTGATTCAGCTTACTGCTTTGACCCGAGTGAGAAACTCGAAAAATCAAGTACGCAGAAAGAAGTAAGGTGGGTGACGTTAACGGTACGTTCAAATCAATACGACGACAGTGTGTTGATTAATGGAGTGAGCTACGGTTCCACGCCTGTCGATATCATGCTGCCAACAGGTGCCCACACTGTGAGTGTCAAAAAAGAGGGATTCCGTTCCTTTAGCCGTGAAATGACACTCAAACAAGACGGTAACCTACGAGCTGTATTGGTTGAAAACGCTAACCTTCCGCGTTCAGGAAAAGCCTTTGCAGACCAAGTTGGTGAACCAACAGCTGCGCCGCAAATGATTGTTGTTGGCGCAGGTAATTACTATGTAGGCAAAAATGGCTCTCAGCAAGTCGAGTTAACACGCGCATATTCAATTTCATCAACACCCATCACCGTTAAGCAATTTGCTGCGTTTGTAAACGACACGGGTTACAAAACAGCCGCAGAACAAAACAAAACCTGCTCCACAATGGAAAATAGTGTAGACGTGGTGGTTGATGGTAATTATTGGCGTCAACCCGGCTTCAAACAAAGTGATCAGTCCCCTGTTGTGTGCCTTAGTAGAAGCGATGCCCGTGCGTATACAAAGTGGCTAAGTAATAAAACAGGCTACCAATACCGCCTCCCTACGGAACAAGAATGGGAAATTGCCGCTCGTGCAGGCACGTCCAGTGATTATTGGTGGGGCGATGAGTTTGGTACTGGTAAAGCGAATACAGGTTGGGCTGGCACTAAGTGGTCAAATGTGAGCAGTTCCCCTGTCAAAGCATTCCGCCCAAATGCACTTGGTTTGTACGACATGGTGGGCAATGTTTGGGAATGGACAAATAATCGATACGGTAGCGCAAAAGGCGGTGCTTGGAGCTTTGCCCCTGCAAAAGCTTCAGCACATGAATCTTTGGAAGTCGCTCCAGAATCAACAACGAACTACATCGGGTTCCGAGTTGTTCGAATGCTCACAAAGAGTTAAGAATTTTTCTTTATCTTCACTCAGTAAAAAGGGCTTCCAAATGGAAGCCCTTTTTATATAACTGTCTGAATGAAAATAGCTAATCTCAGCTTTGAATATATACCCAAGTGACCTCAAGATACTTGGTTCAGCGAGATTTAACTGTCTTTAAGACAAGGCACCGATTTGATGATTTAGTGGTTCTAAATCAAAAATCGGTAACGCAGTATGAAAGCCAGTTAAACTCGCCCTTGGGAGCCCATATTCTTTCCCATTTCTTCGTCAAAGAACTTGGAAAGGATTCATCATTCCGCTGCGTTCCTGATTTTTTGAAATAAAGAGCCTTGAACTGAAACAGAATATGAGGCTCTGAATCCTGCATCTTGAGGTGACTAGGGTATACAAATTCAATTGGCTGGCAACTGCATTTTAATTCCTTATTATTCGTTGCATTCCGTGTGTACGGCTAGCGGTTTCGCTTTGCCAAGGTAAGTTCGAAACTTAGCAAACGACAACGCAACAATGAAGCAGAACGCTTGAACGAGAACAATACACGCACTGGTTGCGCCATCAATATGGAAACTGATCAATGTACCCGCTAATGTCGAACCGATTGACACAGACAGCGCTATTGTCAGCATGTTGGTAAACTTTTTGGTCAATACAAAGGCTGTGATACCAGGAGAAACCAGCATTGCAACGACCATAATGACGCCTACAGCCTGAATGGTCGCGACTATGGTTAATGCCAGCATAATAAGCAAACCATAGTGTAAGAGCGTTACAGGTAAGCCAGCAACACGTGCGTGGCTCTTATCAAAGCAGTAAAGCAAGAAATCATGTCGAAATACAACCATAACACAGAAAACGATGACGGAAATAACAACCGTTTGCCAAAACTCAAAATCGCTAATCCCTAGCATGTTACCAAACAAGATGTGTAACAAGTGCTGATCGGTTTCTATCTTAGCGAACATCACCAACCCCAGAGCAAACATACCCGAGAAAACAATCCCCATTACGGTATCTTCTTTCACCCGGCTATTTTCCTTTATATAACCGGTTAGAAGCGCACATGCGAGTCCAGAAACAAACGCACCAATCGGTAGCGCAATCCCCACAACATAAGCCACCACAATACCAGGTAAGACTGCGTGAGAAATCGCATCGCCCATCAACGACCAGCCTTTAAGCACCAAATAGCACGATAGGATGGCACAGACACTCCCCACAGCTAAACCAGCCCATAGCGCACGCATCATAAATGGGTATTGGAACGGCTCAATAATCCAGCTAATCAACGCTTCCATTACGCTCTCCTAGCCAATTTGCTGGCGCTGCTCAACCGCCCCAAAGCAGCAATACGATCGGAAAATAAGCCGTACTTAGGAGCGAACAAAAACGCAAGCATGAACAATACGGTTTGAATCAAAACAATAATGCCGCCTGTTGTACCATCTAAGAAGTAGCTGATATACGCACCAAGCCCACTACTCAATAGTCCAATAGTAGTGGCAATAATGAGCAGCCAGCCAAATCGGTCGGTCAAAAGATACGCCGTAGCACCTGGAGTAATAACCATGGCAATAACAAGAACCGCCCCTACTGTTTGCAATGATGCAACAGTACAAGCGCTCAAAAGAGTAAAGAAAAGTATCTTCAATTTAACAGGAGAAAGACCAACAGATGAAGCTTGGGTTTCATCGAAAAAGACAAGCATGAGGTCTTTCCATAACAGCCCTAGAATCAACAGAGACACGACTGAAATAGTGACAATTTGATAAAGATCTTCGGGGCCAATACTAAGGATATTGCCGAAAATA
Proteins encoded:
- a CDS encoding metal ABC transporter permease produces the protein MEALISWIIEPFQYPFMMRALWAGLAVGSVCAILSCYLVLKGWSLMGDAISHAVLPGIVVAYVVGIALPIGAFVSGLACALLTGYIKENSRVKEDTVMGIVFSGMFALGLVMFAKIETDQHLLHILFGNMLGISDFEFWQTVVISVIVFCVMVVFRHDFLLYCFDKSHARVAGLPVTLLHYGLLIMLALTIVATIQAVGVIMVVAMLVSPGITAFVLTKKFTNMLTIALSVSIGSTLAGTLISFHIDGATSACIVLVQAFCFIVALSFAKFRTYLGKAKPLAVHTECNE
- a CDS encoding PEGA domain-containing protein; this encodes MIKHRIPALLLALTPVWLPSSLQAEEIQSVDLVAAIDEKITQNQEKIDSVDDEHFEEAKTHSQLKQQSEQLQREYAELVAKRNRAKSALDKQFTRLVEEPDIDLSSFQKQYQESWVAVKGNQKEQLNQQHLVSESEMRLSQLKQQQAHLNAAQQNLQESRVEARVKRLAAELRESAVLETSYKTTCSASMTLRDCANRGKHLTKQKAVNTFKSRLIGQLTEANVAKQHLQGVQLNIHVQDSQIIKSGFSGDNSYATKMQAQLQAKPESLAACKLLGVANRYCYSESNVVTTSKVDKAWANITVRSDQYEDDVTVNGVRYGSTPVELVLPAGRHQITVSKEGFETYSRQITINGNDTIWVKLRPEKHG
- a CDS encoding SUMF1/EgtB/PvdO family nonheme iron enzyme translates to MRQGLPALLLALSPSLISVAAYAEALDITNVSKAMSSKEAEIQSVGTQETDIQAAIRKLKAELLQVEQDEDRLENKRLKAKQALERQYARMLDDPELDLASSQKAYQDAWAKLKQNQQQQLDVEHQIQEQQISLSSSKAKSAQLNAELRELEESHFRLRADQLQNELTVQTSQTVSYLHNCAQDATLAQCKEQTTGLALQKAVNQFQSALINNTTESEIVKQHLQQTALNIHVVSHQPVKTGFVNGGQYQAKIDVAIESRPSLNAACRLLNIDSAYCFDPSEKLEKSSTQKEVRWVTLTVRSNQYDDSVLINGVSYGSTPVDIMLPTGAHTVSVKKEGFRSFSREMTLKQDGNLRAVLVENANLPRSGKAFADQVGEPTAAPQMIVVGAGNYYVGKNGSQQVELTRAYSISSTPITVKQFAAFVNDTGYKTAAEQNKTCSTMENSVDVVVDGNYWRQPGFKQSDQSPVVCLSRSDARAYTKWLSNKTGYQYRLPTEQEWEIAARAGTSSDYWWGDEFGTGKANTGWAGTKWSNVSSSPVKAFRPNALGLYDMVGNVWEWTNNRYGSAKGGAWSFAPAKASAHESLEVAPESTTNYIGFRVVRMLTKS
- a CDS encoding metal ABC transporter permease, with translation MLEYLLEPLGYEYMINAIFASAIVGAVCAFLSAFLMLKGWSLIGDALSHSVVPGVAGAYALGLPYAVGAFFSGFLASLSIAALKSLSHLKEDAIIGFIFTTFFAAGLLLISLNPTSINVQAIIFGNILSIGPEDLYQIVTISVVSLLILGLLWKDLMLVFFDETQASSVGLSPVKLKILFFTLLSACTVASLQTVGAVLVIAMVITPGATAYLLTDRFGWLLIIATTIGLLSSGLGAYISYFLDGTTGGIIVLIQTVLFMLAFLFAPKYGLFSDRIAALGRLSSASKLARRA